The proteins below come from a single Limosilactobacillus reuteri genomic window:
- the lysA gene encoding diaminopimelate decarboxylase, which yields MNEQITDQQLNAAGHLTIGGCDAVDLAHQFGTPLVVYDVQQIRQQIRAFKRVFEENNVDYAVSYASKAFSAIAMYQVVAAEGAHVDVVSGGELYTAIKAGFPMADVSFHGNNKSREELEMAIDHHVGTIMIDNFHEIELLADVLEKLDAHVDVMLRITPGISAHTNKYIQTGQVDSKFGFDLQSGQADEALAKVLENPRMQMKGLHAHIGSQIFELAGFEGVAKKLVEVAAHWQEKFNYQAAVINVGGGFGIRYVKDDTPLAPEEFVAAIIKVIKAEIKETNLAMPAIWIEPGRSIAGPAGYNLYTVGSRKDVPGLKPYVTVDGGMGDNIRPALYEAQYETVLANNPRAELVEHVRVAGKYCESGDILSQNQVLPATKPGDVLAMLDTGAYGYSMASNYNRNPRPAVVFAEKGTAQVVIKRETYDDLIHLDEPYQQ from the coding sequence ATGAACGAACAGATTACTGATCAACAATTAAATGCCGCTGGTCATCTAACGATTGGGGGATGTGATGCGGTTGACTTAGCTCATCAGTTTGGTACCCCGTTAGTTGTTTATGATGTTCAACAGATTCGCCAACAGATTCGAGCATTTAAGCGGGTTTTTGAAGAAAATAATGTTGATTATGCGGTTAGCTATGCTAGTAAAGCTTTTTCAGCAATCGCAATGTATCAAGTAGTTGCTGCAGAAGGTGCGCATGTTGATGTTGTTTCTGGTGGTGAATTATATACGGCAATCAAAGCCGGCTTTCCAATGGCTGATGTTAGTTTTCACGGAAACAATAAATCACGGGAAGAATTGGAAATGGCAATTGACCATCACGTGGGAACAATCATGATTGATAACTTCCATGAGATTGAATTGCTAGCAGACGTTTTGGAGAAGCTTGATGCACATGTTGATGTAATGTTGCGAATTACTCCTGGAATTTCTGCTCATACAAATAAGTACATTCAAACTGGTCAGGTTGACAGTAAGTTTGGGTTTGACCTTCAATCAGGACAGGCAGATGAGGCGTTAGCAAAAGTCCTCGAGAATCCCCGGATGCAAATGAAAGGGTTGCATGCCCATATTGGTTCACAGATTTTTGAGCTTGCGGGATTTGAAGGGGTAGCTAAGAAGTTGGTTGAAGTTGCTGCCCACTGGCAAGAAAAATTTAACTATCAAGCTGCTGTGATCAATGTTGGGGGCGGTTTTGGAATTCGTTATGTAAAAGATGATACACCACTTGCTCCAGAAGAATTTGTGGCAGCAATTATTAAGGTAATTAAAGCTGAAATTAAAGAAACAAATCTTGCTATGCCAGCGATCTGGATAGAACCCGGACGTTCAATCGCGGGGCCCGCTGGTTATAATCTTTATACTGTTGGATCACGTAAAGATGTACCAGGGTTGAAGCCATATGTAACAGTTGATGGGGGGATGGGTGATAACATTCGTCCAGCACTTTATGAAGCACAATATGAAACGGTCTTAGCAAATAATCCTCGTGCAGAGTTGGTTGAACATGTTCGGGTAGCAGGAAAGTATTGCGAGTCTGGTGATATCCTCAGTCAGAATCAGGTATTACCGGCTACAAAACCAGGAGATGTCTTAGCGATGCTTGATACTGGTGCTTATGGTTATTCAATGGCTTCAAATTATAATCGGAATCCTCGTCCAGCAGTTGTCTTTGCAGAAAAAGGCACAGCTCAGGTTGTAATTAAACGAGAAACCTATGATGATTTAATTCATTTGGATGAACCATACCAACAATAA
- a CDS encoding aminotransferase class I/II-fold pyridoxal phosphate-dependent enzyme, with translation MPRLHAELATTVNSHLAAVPPAQIRAFDEEISAVPGLVKLTLGEPDFAVPDHVKKAAIESIQNDDSHYSSSKGKIELRKAISKYLEQSRHVYYDPETEIVVTIGATEAVTATTFAMLNPGDKVIIPTPAFSLYFPSVSLTGAEPIKVNTAEDGFLLSAERLEEVLAKEGPAVKAVLLNYPNNPTGRSYTEEELKALAKVIEDHHIYAIVDEIYSSLMYDQPFHSLATLLPEQTILISGLSKSHAMTGYRLGYVAGPGEFISTMSKMHSFMVTCPNDTAQAAAIEALENGNDDPQEFKRAYRQRRDKLASAMRKMGFEIALPDGAFYIFAKIPAQFGKDDLAFARKLAHEAKVGVIPGNAFGPGGEGYIRLSYAAADSVIDTAIERLQNFMNNLG, from the coding sequence ATGCCAAGACTCCATGCTGAATTAGCAACAACCGTAAATAGTCATCTGGCAGCTGTTCCGCCAGCACAGATTCGCGCATTTGATGAAGAAATTTCTGCCGTTCCTGGACTAGTAAAATTAACGCTTGGGGAACCGGACTTTGCTGTGCCAGATCATGTTAAGAAGGCAGCAATTGAAAGTATTCAAAATGATGATTCTCACTATTCGTCGAGCAAGGGTAAGATTGAATTACGCAAAGCGATTAGTAAATATCTTGAGCAGAGTCGTCACGTTTACTATGACCCTGAAACCGAAATTGTAGTAACGATTGGGGCAACAGAAGCGGTAACCGCGACAACTTTTGCAATGTTAAATCCGGGAGATAAAGTAATTATTCCCACTCCAGCATTTTCGCTATATTTCCCGAGTGTTTCTCTAACTGGTGCTGAACCGATCAAAGTTAACACTGCTGAAGATGGCTTTTTGTTATCCGCTGAAAGACTAGAAGAGGTATTAGCAAAAGAGGGTCCGGCAGTAAAGGCTGTTCTCTTAAATTATCCTAATAATCCAACTGGCCGTTCGTACACTGAAGAAGAGTTAAAAGCATTGGCTAAAGTAATTGAAGATCATCATATCTATGCGATTGTTGATGAGATTTATAGTTCATTGATGTACGATCAACCCTTCCATTCACTTGCGACACTTTTGCCCGAGCAGACAATTCTGATTAGTGGTTTATCAAAATCACATGCAATGACGGGTTATCGTTTAGGATATGTGGCTGGCCCAGGAGAATTTATTTCAACGATGTCAAAGATGCATTCATTTATGGTAACGTGCCCAAATGATACTGCTCAAGCGGCCGCGATTGAAGCGTTAGAAAACGGGAATGATGATCCGCAAGAATTTAAGCGGGCCTATCGTCAACGGAGAGATAAACTTGCGAGTGCAATGAGAAAGATGGGCTTTGAAATTGCGTTGCCAGATGGCGCATTTTATATTTTTGCTAAAATCCCTGCGCAATTTGGGAAGGATGATCTCGCTTTTGCTCGTAAACTAGCCCACGAAGCTAAAGTTGGCGTAATTCCTGGAAATGCATTTGGTCCTGGTGGAGAAGGATACATTCGCTTATCATATGCAGCGGCAGATTCTGTTATTGATACGGCGATTGAACGGTTACAAAATTTTATGAATAATTTAGGATAG
- a CDS encoding N-acetyldiaminopimelate deacetylase: protein MLTEEELIQIRRHLHQIPELALHEFDTHQYLVETVASFNQAFLEVRTFKELPTALMVLVHGQNPQRTIGYRTDIDALPVEEQTGLPYSSTHPGIMHACGHDIHMTVALGVLNYFSEHQPQDNILFFFQPAEESENGGKRAYELGLFSGKWKPDEFYGLHDNPDLPAGAIGCRMGTLFAGTTEVNIDLNGKGGHAAYPQNANDTVVAAASLILQVQTVISRSIDPIQSGVITLGKIDGGTIRNVIAGHTRIEGTIRGLTQTMIETIDDRLKDVCEGIGRSFNMDVSLELNQGGYWPVENNPELTKRFIHYMEETPTVNFIETEPAMTGEDFGYLLAKFPGTMFWLGVEDDSQLHSATLTPNEKAIKRGVDAITGFLEYRMQN from the coding sequence ATGTTAACAGAAGAAGAATTAATTCAAATTCGTCGTCATCTCCACCAAATTCCGGAACTAGCTCTCCATGAATTTGACACCCACCAATACTTAGTGGAGACGGTTGCTAGTTTTAACCAAGCATTTTTAGAAGTTCGTACTTTTAAGGAATTGCCAACTGCTCTCATGGTGTTAGTTCATGGTCAGAATCCACAACGAACAATTGGATATCGAACAGACATTGATGCTTTACCAGTTGAGGAACAAACAGGCTTGCCATATTCATCAACTCATCCGGGAATAATGCACGCCTGTGGTCATGATATTCATATGACGGTTGCATTAGGGGTATTGAATTATTTTAGTGAACACCAGCCGCAAGATAATATCCTGTTTTTCTTCCAACCGGCCGAAGAAAGCGAAAATGGTGGAAAGCGGGCATATGAACTGGGCTTGTTTAGCGGAAAGTGGAAACCAGATGAGTTTTACGGTTTGCATGATAATCCTGATTTGCCAGCAGGAGCAATTGGTTGTCGGATGGGGACCTTGTTTGCGGGAACCACGGAAGTTAATATTGACCTCAATGGTAAGGGCGGTCACGCGGCGTATCCTCAAAATGCTAATGATACGGTCGTTGCGGCAGCCTCATTAATTCTTCAAGTGCAGACTGTGATTTCGCGGAGTATCGATCCTATTCAAAGTGGTGTAATTACTTTAGGAAAGATTGACGGCGGGACGATTCGAAATGTTATCGCTGGACATACACGGATTGAAGGAACGATTCGGGGACTAACGCAGACGATGATTGAAACTATTGATGACCGCTTGAAGGACGTATGTGAAGGAATCGGGCGTAGTTTTAACATGGATGTTTCCCTTGAATTAAATCAGGGTGGCTATTGGCCAGTAGAAAATAATCCAGAATTAACAAAACGGTTTATCCATTATATGGAAGAAACACCAACTGTAAACTTTATCGAAACAGAACCAGCAATGACTGGGGAAGACTTTGGCTACTTACTGGCTAAATTTCCGGGAACCATGTTTTGGCTTGGGGTTGAAGATGATTCACAATTACATTCGGCCACCCTTACCCCCAATGAAAAAGCAATTAAACGTGGAGTAGATGCGATTACTGGTTTTCTTGAATATCGGATGCAAAATTAA
- the dapA gene encoding 4-hydroxy-tetrahydrodipicolinate synthase, whose amino-acid sequence MTLLQNADLMTAIVTPFDDEGNIDYGRLEYLTNYLIEHGSNGFVIGGTTGETPELTHDEKIELYQHFGEIVNGRVPVIAGTGSNNTKETIAFTNEVAQINGIDYALVVVPPYNKPNQRGMVAHFTAVADNVDLPIIIYNIPGRTGVKMAQETVVELSHHQNIAAVKQCTSLEELEYIVEHRDPDFAVFTGEDAQALTARVLGANGVISVASHTYVDQMRQMYDSLYRGDYQTAGKLQRWLTPRMAALFMFPSPSPVKAVLNAQGFNVGSCRLPILPLNEEEKRELETALSLPTNSLTAKNLPLNLGE is encoded by the coding sequence ATGACATTATTACAAAATGCAGACTTAATGACGGCAATTGTAACCCCTTTTGATGATGAGGGAAATATTGACTATGGTCGTTTAGAATATTTGACAAATTACTTAATTGAACATGGGAGTAATGGTTTTGTTATCGGGGGGACCACTGGGGAAACTCCAGAACTCACTCATGATGAAAAAATTGAGCTATACCAACATTTCGGTGAAATTGTAAACGGACGGGTTCCGGTTATTGCTGGAACTGGTAGCAATAATACTAAGGAAACGATTGCCTTTACTAATGAGGTTGCGCAAATTAACGGTATCGATTATGCCCTTGTTGTTGTTCCTCCTTATAACAAACCTAACCAACGGGGAATGGTTGCTCATTTCACAGCAGTTGCGGATAATGTTGACCTCCCAATCATCATTTACAACATTCCTGGTCGTACAGGGGTAAAGATGGCTCAGGAAACCGTAGTAGAATTGTCGCACCATCAAAATATCGCCGCTGTAAAACAATGTACATCTTTGGAAGAACTTGAATACATTGTTGAACACCGCGACCCTGATTTTGCAGTTTTCACGGGTGAAGATGCACAGGCGCTAACTGCCCGGGTTTTAGGAGCAAATGGGGTTATCTCGGTTGCTTCCCATACCTATGTCGATCAAATGCGCCAAATGTATGACTCACTATACCGAGGCGATTATCAAACTGCTGGTAAGTTGCAACGGTGGTTAACTCCCCGGATGGCCGCTTTGTTTATGTTCCCATCACCATCACCAGTTAAAGCTGTTTTGAATGCGCAAGGTTTTAACGTTGGTAGTTGTCGCTTACCAATTCTTCCATTAAATGAAGAAGAAAAACGCGAATTAGAGACTGCCTTATCATTACCTACTAATTCGTTGACTGCCAAGAACTTACCTTTAAATTTGGGGGAATAA
- the dapD gene encoding 2,3,4,5-tetrahydropyridine-2,6-dicarboxylate N-acetyltransferase, with translation MAELDAQTIINYISNAPKKTPVKVYLKGNLGDLEFPTEVETFLEQRTGVIFGDWTVIEPLLKEYSSAIESYHVENDARNSAVPLLDLKDINARIEPGAIIRDKVLIGDNAVIMMGATINIGAEIGADSMIDMGAVLGGRAIVGRHCHIGAGTVLAGVVEPASAEPVRIDDNVMIGANAVVIEGVHVGEGAVIAAGAVVTHDVAPHTMVAGVPAKFIKNVDDQTAGKTELEDDLRKL, from the coding sequence ATGGCTGAATTAGATGCACAAACAATCATTAACTACATTAGTAACGCACCCAAGAAGACACCGGTAAAGGTCTATCTTAAAGGAAATTTGGGTGATTTAGAATTTCCCACAGAAGTAGAAACATTTCTTGAACAGCGTACGGGTGTTATTTTCGGTGATTGGACAGTTATTGAACCGTTATTAAAGGAATACAGTTCAGCAATTGAATCTTACCATGTGGAAAACGATGCGCGTAATTCAGCAGTCCCTTTGCTTGATTTGAAGGATATTAATGCCCGCATTGAGCCAGGAGCAATTATTCGCGATAAAGTGCTTATTGGTGACAATGCTGTCATTATGATGGGCGCAACAATTAATATTGGTGCTGAAATTGGTGCCGATTCGATGATTGATATGGGGGCAGTTCTTGGTGGCCGTGCAATTGTTGGTCGCCACTGTCATATTGGTGCTGGTACTGTATTAGCTGGAGTGGTTGAACCGGCTTCAGCTGAACCAGTCCGCATTGATGACAATGTAATGATTGGCGCCAATGCGGTGGTAATTGAAGGGGTTCATGTAGGAGAAGGAGCGGTCATTGCTGCTGGCGCCGTGGTTACTCATGATGTTGCTCCTCATACGATGGTTGCGGGAGTTCCTGCTAAGTTTATTAAGAATGTTGATGACCAAACTGCTGGTAAGACTGAATTAGAGGACGATTTACGGAAGCTTTAG
- a CDS encoding aspartate kinase encodes MKVVKFGGSSLANGEAFQNAINIITSDPQRRVIVTSAPGKRFADDIKVTDLLIKYAQAVIAGQNPQEIVEQILNRYQEIAAYFGLPADKLIPLVERLEGLPNHTYPNDNYLLAAFKAHGERLNAQLMAILLQHLGYEARFVTPSEAGIIVTGTPNNANVIPETYANLSHFTFNENELLVFPGFYGLTLAGHIATFSRGGSDITGAILARGLHASTYENFTDVDAIYSANPQIVDHPQPITTMTYREMRELSYAGFSVFHDEALIPAIQGNIPINVRNTNDPEKPGTMIVPDKDFQPSDIITGVVSGKHFAALYLHKYLLNKQAGFTLRILEILAKHNVSYEHMPSGIDDITIILDRNAINDQLIDTICNEIQEEINPDRLEWIDNYAITMVVGEGMRNRTGVIDDILMPLAEKHIAVPMINQGASRIAIMIGTYNEDADDAVRAIYHRFFAN; translated from the coding sequence ATGAAAGTTGTAAAATTTGGTGGAAGTTCTCTGGCTAATGGAGAAGCCTTTCAAAATGCAATTAATATTATTACCTCTGACCCCCAACGCCGGGTAATTGTCACTTCTGCGCCGGGTAAACGTTTTGCCGATGATATTAAAGTTACTGACTTACTGATTAAATATGCCCAAGCAGTAATTGCAGGCCAAAATCCCCAAGAAATCGTTGAACAAATTTTAAATCGATATCAAGAGATTGCCGCTTATTTTGGCTTACCAGCAGATAAATTAATTCCGCTAGTTGAACGACTGGAAGGTCTTCCTAACCATACGTATCCAAATGATAACTATCTCTTGGCCGCTTTCAAAGCTCATGGTGAACGCTTAAACGCTCAACTAATGGCTATCCTTTTGCAGCATTTAGGCTATGAAGCACGTTTTGTGACACCAAGTGAAGCTGGTATTATCGTTACTGGAACACCCAATAATGCTAACGTTATTCCAGAAACATATGCAAACTTGAGTCATTTTACGTTTAATGAGAACGAATTATTAGTATTCCCTGGTTTCTATGGCCTAACTCTTGCTGGACACATTGCTACTTTTTCCCGTGGTGGTTCTGATATCACCGGTGCAATTCTCGCGCGCGGTCTTCACGCTTCAACTTATGAAAATTTCACCGATGTCGATGCTATTTACTCAGCCAATCCACAAATTGTCGACCATCCGCAACCAATTACAACCATGACTTACCGGGAAATGCGAGAACTATCTTATGCTGGTTTCTCCGTCTTTCACGATGAAGCATTGATTCCTGCTATTCAAGGAAATATTCCAATTAATGTTCGTAATACTAATGATCCTGAAAAGCCGGGAACAATGATTGTCCCTGATAAAGATTTTCAACCAAGCGATATTATAACGGGGGTCGTGAGTGGAAAACACTTTGCAGCCCTCTACCTGCACAAATATCTTCTTAACAAGCAAGCAGGTTTTACTCTTCGGATCCTTGAAATTCTCGCAAAGCACAACGTCTCATACGAACATATGCCTTCCGGAATCGATGATATAACAATTATCCTTGATCGGAATGCAATTAATGACCAATTAATCGATACCATCTGCAATGAAATTCAAGAGGAGATTAATCCTGACCGTTTAGAATGGATTGATAATTATGCAATTACCATGGTTGTTGGTGAAGGTATGCGTAATCGCACGGGGGTAATTGATGATATATTAATGCCTCTAGCCGAAAAACACATTGCGGTTCCCATGATTAATCAAGGAGCTTCACGAATTGCAATTATGATCGGAACATACAACGAAGACGCGGATGATGCCGTTCGAGCTATTTACCATCGCTTTTTCGCAAATTAG
- the dapB gene encoding 4-hydroxy-tetrahydrodipicolinate reductase has protein sequence MKKVLIAGATGAMGQKAVDLVNSLAGFEITAALAPTLTKENMADFHLASSVHPYQTLDEIEDGVADIWIDFTLPSAVYQNVKFALEHGMRPIVGTTGLIDEQQADLVRLSEEKQVGGLIAANFGMSAVLLMKFAQEAAKYFPDVEIIEMHHGDKKDAPSGTALSTAKLIDQVRPAHETNPDETESLTGARGGDYHGIKIHAVRLPGYIAHEQVLFGGDGEALTIRQDSFDRQSFMNGVKVALEKVDGLSKLVIGLENIL, from the coding sequence ATGAAAAAAGTTTTAATTGCTGGTGCGACTGGAGCAATGGGACAAAAGGCTGTTGATCTAGTGAACTCACTCGCTGGGTTTGAAATTACTGCTGCGCTTGCACCAACCTTAACAAAAGAGAATATGGCTGATTTTCACCTTGCATCATCTGTTCATCCTTATCAAACTTTGGATGAAATTGAAGATGGCGTTGCTGATATTTGGATTGATTTCACCTTGCCAAGTGCTGTTTATCAGAATGTTAAGTTTGCGCTTGAACACGGAATGAGGCCGATTGTTGGAACGACCGGCTTAATCGATGAACAACAAGCAGACCTGGTGCGCCTCAGTGAAGAAAAACAAGTGGGTGGATTGATCGCTGCTAATTTTGGGATGTCGGCAGTTCTTCTTATGAAATTTGCTCAGGAAGCAGCTAAATATTTCCCGGACGTTGAAATTATTGAAATGCATCATGGTGATAAAAAAGATGCCCCATCGGGAACGGCTTTGAGTACCGCAAAGTTGATCGATCAAGTCCGTCCTGCACATGAGACGAATCCTGATGAGACAGAGAGCTTAACCGGTGCGCGGGGTGGCGACTACCATGGAATTAAGATTCATGCTGTTCGACTTCCGGGGTACATTGCTCACGAACAAGTTCTCTTTGGTGGGGATGGCGAGGCCCTAACTATCCGCCAAGACTCATTTGACCGTCAATCCTTTATGAATGGGGTTAAGGTTGCTCTGGAGAAAGTTGATGGATTATCAAAATTGGTAATTGGCTTAGAAAATATTTTATAA